CCCCTTGGCTACGTTGCCAAATTGGCGGGGACGACGGGACTCGAACCCGCGGCCACCGGTGTGACAGACCGGCATGATAACCAGCTTCACCACGTCCCCTTCAACTTCAAATGTATTTTATCATATAATTCTAATTTTGTCCAGTCTCTTCTTCACTTGCTTCATTATCAGTATTTACTTTTTCTTCTTTTTGATCTTCGGTTGGGGTTACATTTTCACCTTCGAACTCTTCTTTTGATATTTCAACTATTTGTACTTTCTCTTTGATGAATTGGGCTACTTTTTCTCTTAATTTGTTCCATAGAATTTCATTAGATAGCTCAGGATTTGAGCTTATTATTTCCTGAGCACGTGAGAAAGGTAAACCATACATAGTTGAAAAGTTCTTGATCTCTTGTGATAACTCTTCGTTTCCTACTTTGATATCGTTTTCTAAGGATAGTTTTTCGATGACAACCATCTCTTTTATCCAATTCAATGCACTCTTTTTGATTTCCTCTCTCAATTTATTTTCGTCATTATCGTATTTTTTTAAGTTTTCTTCGTATTTACCCTTGTTTTTAAGATCATTTATAGTTGCATCAATATAATAATTTACACTTTCATCAGATATATCAATATCCACATAATTAGGTAACTCCGATAAGATATAGTTAACCACAAATTGATCCTGCCAATTTTTAACGGCATCTTCTCCTTCTTTTCTCAAAGTCTCTTTCAACTCGTTCAATGTTTCTACTTCAATATTCAGCTCTTTTGCGAAATTATCGTTCAGTTCAGGAAGTTTTCTTGTATAAACTTGTGCAATTCGAACTTTTTGAATCAATTTTTTGTCTTGATCTTCTTTTTCTAATTCAAATTCCTCACCAGTAGTTTTTCCTATGAGTTTTTTAACGAGTTCTCTTTCATCATCTTCTCTAACTATTATTTCCTCTTCTTCATCAGATTTGATCACTTCACCGTTTTCATCTACTAAATCATAATTAATTCTTACATAATCTCCGTACTGTATGGGTTCTTCTTTGGGATCTAATATTGCGTTGCTCTCCAGTAAATCATTCAATCTTCTTTGTACAAAGTCCTCAACCACTTCTTTAGATTCAGGGATTTTAACCGTAATATTTTCAAATTCTGTTTTTATAATTTCAGGATAGGTGTGAAGTAAAACCTCGAATTCTATGTGTTCCTCATCTTGAGCTCTTGATTCAACAATAATTGGGAAAAGCAACTTTTCTTCTTCTCTGATTTTGTGATCCAGCTCATGTTCCGCTTCTTCTAATAACATATTATTGAAATCGGGACCTAAGCGCAACTTAATAACCTGTTTGGGGACCTTACCTTTTCTAAATCCTTCAAAGGTGTAATGTTGATTAATTTCCCGAACGATTTGATCTTCAATTTTTTTAATTTCATCTTTAGAAAATTTGATGAGGTATTTCTTAACATTTTTGTCTTGGCTAAGTAAAGTTTTTTCCATGATCCTTCCTCCTAATTTGAGAAGTTTTATCATCAAAGTTCAAAGTATTATACAATGAAAGATAAGGAATTTGGTTAATTAAACGTCAATTTTTGTTTTTATAGTGTAAACATTTTTCTTAATTCAACCTTTTATTTGTATAATTATTTATAGAAATTTCAATTTAATTGTGATACAATATTTCGATTCGAAGCAGTTACTAGAGGTGAATATATTGGTTGGACGTTTTCTTTTGAAAGATATCCCGATGGTTTATGGCAGTCAAGATGATATTTATTCTTTTATCGAAGATCAAATTGGAAAAGAGAAGCTTTGGATAGTTACTTTAAATGCGTTGATGTATATGGAATATTTAAAGGGTAACGAATATTCTAAAGCCATTAGTAAAGCTTCTTTTTCCATTCCTGATGGGGTGGGAATAGTTAAATTACTCAAAAAGAAAGGAATAGAGACGGAAAGATGCCCCGGTATAGATACAATGAAATATTTATTAGAATTGTCTGAAATAAATAATTATAGAATATTTTTGCTTGGGTCAGAAGAGAGTGTGGTTGGACAAGCTGCTCAAATAATTGAGAAAATGTTCAACGTAAATATTGTTGGATTTCATCATGGGTATTTTGATATAAATGCTGAACGAGAGGTTGTTCGAAAAATTAATGATAGTAAAACAGATCTCCTTTTTGTAGGGATGGGAATTCCAAAACAGGAATCCTTTATTTTCCGAAACTATGAAACGTTACAAGCAAAGCTTATGATGGGAGTTGGTGGTAGCTTTGACGTATTTGCTGGTGTTACGAGAAGGGCTCCTCTTTTCTTTCAAAAGCTTGGATTAGAATGGTTGTATAGAATGTTTGAAGAGCCCCATCGATTCAAAAAATTACCTGATTTATTTAAATTTTATATGAATTTGTATAGAAATAAAGATTAATTATATAAATTCTATATTTAGACGCGAAATCTCAGAGGAAATGTTCAGATAACAAGTGTAAGATGCTTCCGAGAAATTATCAGAAACATAAGTTCCATCTTCTCTTTGGTACATTCGTCCAAAATTTTTGAAATTCAAATCCCCAACATGGTTTAATACTAAAGCAACATCCCCTGGCAATTTTATATTTATTGCTGAAACTTCAGAGTCTACGTCAACTGTGGTATTATCCTTTTGAGATGGTATCAAAGTGATTTTAGATGCGGTAGATTTTATTCTTACTTCTCGTGTTTTAATTTGTCTCAGATCAAAAAAGGCTACGCTAACGTTCAATTTTGCTTGATAATTGTAATTAATATTTTCGTTTAAATATACAGTTATCTTTGCCCGTTCAGGTACTTTTACGTTGGATACTTTCAGCTTGTTCAAAATATCGACTTTAGAAGAGTCATATTCTTTCTTAAAAGAATATATATCATTATCAATCACAGCTTTTACTTTTACAGGTGTCTCTATCTTAGAAGAGTCAATAGTTACAGAGCTCCAGTCTACATCTGTTGATAAATCAAGTGTGTCACCTATAAATTTAGGAGGAAGATTTTCAGATATTATCGATTTGTTAATCTTTAAGTGGGGCTTTCTTATATGGAACAGCCCTTTAAATCCAGCAGCAATAATATAAGATGCGATCATCAATAGAACCAATTCCCAAAAATTTAGTGAAGTGGGGAACAACTCAAATGTGTCTAGCAACAGTATTATTCCAAATATTAGACTTCCTAAAGTTCCTACGTTTCTTTTTTTGAAAAAGGTTAGTCCGTATCCAAGAAAAATCAATGTAAAAAAGAATTCTAACAAGTTAAAACTAACTAAGAATTCGTTGAAAATGACTGATAAAACTATTAAAATACCTAGCGCGATCAGTATTAATCTTCCTTGCATAATTACTCCCCCCTGTCCTTTAAAAATTTTTCTGCAAGCTCTTCAGAGTATCCCAACTCTTTTAAAAGTTCTATCGCAAAAGATCGAGAAATCTTTCCCTCTTTTAATAAAGACAATATCTTTTTTTCTTCAATGGTTAAGAATTCGTCGCCTTTGGAAATATCTTTGCTTTCTTCTTTCTCCACTTCTTCTATGATTTTCTCATGAAGATCTACACCTTTGATACTAATATCTCCACTCATTACATTAATTTTTAAAACTCTTTTTTTGGGCATAGTAGAAGAATCACTACTTTGAACTAAATCGACGTTTGATCTTATAGATGAAGAATATCTATGTATTGGAGCTTCTAAATAGATTTTCTCTCTTCCTTGAACTATTAGATTTATATCTCCGGAAGCAGTGTTTACAATACAATAAAAATCTCTGTCTAAGGAATCTACAGAGATATCACCACTAGCTGATTTAAAGTTTGCTACTTTCACGATAGAATTTTTTATTAAGACATCACCGGAAGCCACACTTAACTTAAGATTTACAATTTTAGAGTTTTGAACTAGAACATCGCCACTAGCCATGCTAAAATCACCATATGATATATTTACGTTGTGAATTTCAAAATCTCCAGAAGCTCCTTTTAAAATCAATTCATCCATCTCACTGTTATTTAAGTCGATACTCACATCCCCAGACCCAGTATCCACCCTTAAAGATTTCAAAGTTTTAGTTTGATTAGATCCAATAATATCTACATCTCCTGATCGTGTTTTGATCGCTAAATTATATAAGTTAGTAGAATCCAAGTCCGTTTCTATATCAGCTGATGATAAGTCTAACGTTATATCGTTAACTTGATCACCTATGTACAAATTAATAGGTACTTCATGGAACATTTTAGAGAAAGAAAAAAATTTTGATAAGAAATCACCTTTTTCATAATCAATGTCGATTGATACGCTTGTATGATCTGAATTCCAAGCAGTCCCGACGTTAATATCTTGATCTCCGTATTCGAGATATGTTATTTCACTGTGGCAAATTTTTATTCGTCCGTGAAAATTTTTGGCCTTTATTTTAATAACTTTTACATCATTCAAATCAATCTTTTGCATTCAAAATCACTCCTTTTTATTTTTTGTATTTTTTTAATAATTCTTTTGCATCTTCAGGGGTAATCTCTCCTTTTTCAATTTTTTCAAGGATTTCAAGGGTTTTTTCTCTACTTTCAATGCTTTCAGATTCGTACCCCATTGCTGTGGCAACTTCTTCTAATCTTGCTTTTGCTGTAGGATAAGAGATACCAAGTTCTTTTTGTAATTCCGATAAATTTCCTCTCACCTTAATAAAAATCTTCAAAAAATTTAATTGTTGGTTTGTTAATTGAGCAAATTCTTCTAATTCGAAATTGCCAGATATTTCAGTTCCGCATTCTTCACATCGATATTTTATGATATTTAACTTACCCCCACATACCGGGCATTTGGATAAACGGTATTTTGACATATTAGGACCTCCTATTATTTTTTATGTTTTTGATGATATTTTGATAGACTCTCACGTTATTTTGAAAAAATTATAACATAAAACTTTAAAAACGTCAAGTTTTAATGCAAAAATTTTGATTTTCTAAATAAAAAAATTAAACTAAAGGTTTTAATATAAAAATTTTAAAAAAAGGGGTAGGTATTTGATATAATCGATGATATAATATTTATTGCAATTCGAAGAAAAATTACACTTTGAGGAGGTCCAATCGTGGCAATAGACTCACCTAGTTGGTTAAAAAGTTCTGTAATTTATGAAGTTTTTGTTAGAAATTATGGAAATGCTGGAACCTTTAATGATATATACAACGATATTGAACGTATTAAGGCTTTGGGGACAGATATACTGTGGTTTATGCCTTTTTATCCTATTGGGAAAGTTGGTAGAAAAGGTACTCATGGAAGTCCTTATTCGATAAAAGATTACGAAGAAATATCTAAAGAAATTGGAAATAAGAGAGATTTTAAAAGATTGATAGACAAGGCACATGATAACGGATTAAAAATAATGATCGATATTGTTTTCAATCATACCTCTTTGGATTCAAAGCTGGTTGAAACACATCCGGAATGGTTTGTGAAAGATGAAAACGGAAAATTAACCAGAAAAGTTGAAGATTGGATGGATGTTTACGATTTGGATTATGAGAATAAGGATTTATGGGACTATCTAATAAAAGTTTTAGATAGCTGGGTTGATCTTGGCGTCGATGCTTTTAGATGTGATGTAGCACCACTTGTACCTTTAGAGTTCTGGAAAAAAGCTAGAGAACGATTGAACCAAAAAAAGGAAGTTATTTGGTTGGCAGAAACTCTTGATCCAAAATTTATTCATGATCTCAGAACTAGAGGGTACAATGTTCATTCAGATTCAGAAGTATATCAAAGCTTTGATCTTACATACGATTATGATGGCTTCTATTATCTAAAAAGTTATTTTTCTGGGGAGAAAGATTTGAATCATTATTTTGATCATGTTTTTTTGCAGAATACAATATTTCCAAAAAATTCTATTAAGATGCGTTTTTTAGAAAATCATGATAATCCAAGAATAGCATCAGTTTTAGAAGGGAAAAACAAGATCAAAAATTGGACTGTTTTCTATAATCTTTTGCCAGGAGCTTCTTTAATATATGCTGGACAAGAATTAATGATGGAAAAACTACCTAACCTTTTCGAAAAGGATCCGATTAAGTGGGACAAAGGTGATTATGAATTTTTAAGCTTCTTTAAGAAGATTGTTAACATGACCAAAGAGATTAAATCAACCTGTGACCAATTTTCTATTCGAGAGTTATCTGAGGGTATAATAATGATCAAATGGAGTGGAGATAAAGATGAATACATTACCATATTGAATTTGGAAGATAGATATGGAAAAATACCAGTAGATTTTACTTTATATGGAACGGATTTAATAACTAACGAGATTGTTTCTATACAATACTTCTTTGTAATCAGCAAATTACCTATTATTATTAAAACAAGATAAAATATTGTATAATCTAAATTAACCTTAGATTGATATAATGGAGGCATATTAATGGGAATTTTTGAAAAGTTCAAAAATGGTTTGAGTAAAGCGAGAAATACCATATTTAAAAATATCAAAACTATTTTTTCAGGTAAAGTTCTCGACAATGATGTATTGGAAGAATTAGAAGAGATTTTAATAATGTCTGATATGGGTGTTGAAGTTTCCCATGAAATTTTGGAAGAGTTAAAAAGTAGATATAAAGCTGATAATTCTTACAATGATCCCCTTTTATTATTGAGAGATATTTTAGTGGAAAATTTACAGAAAGACGAAGTAGTTAATGATTTCCAGCATAAACCCTATGTAATACTCATTGTTGGAGTAAACGGTAGCGGTAAAACTACAACTGCTGCTAAGTTAGCAAAGATGTATTCTAGCCAAGGTAAAGAAGTTGTTTTAGCTGCCGCAGATACATTTAGGGCTGCTGCAATTGAGCAGCTCAAAGAGTGGGGTAATAGGTTAAATACCACTGTAATAGCTCACCAAAAAGGTTCAGATGCCGCAGCTGTGGTGTACGATGCAATAACGCACGCAAAATCAAGAGGTAAAGATGTAGTGTTAATAGATACTGCAGGACGTTTGCATACAAAAAGCAATTTAATGGATGAATTGAAAAAAATAAGGCGTGTGGTTGAAAGGGAAGTTCCAGGAGCTCCTCATGAAACACTGTTAGTTCTTGATGGAACTACTGGTCAAAATGGTATTTCTCAAGCAAAGGCTTTTAAAGAAGCTATAGATATAACGGGTATAATCGTGACTAAACTGGATGGAACCGCCAAAGGGGGAATAGCTTTCGCTATAAACCATGAACTCAATATTCCAATAAAACTAGTAGGATTTGGGGAAAAAGAAGACGATTTACAAATCTTTGATCCGTTATCCTACTGTGATGCTTTACTAGGTGTTGATGAAGTAGAATGAAAGATTTTATTAGAGATTTTGCAGTTTGCCCAATATGTCAAAAAGAATTTTCATTTGATAAAGTAGCTTCAACGTCTATAAAAGTAAGTTCTTATGATTTAGATTTGAAACCTGAATACAGAGATATTAATGTATCTCTCTATTCTTTAGTTACTTGTCCTCATTGCTATTTTACTTTTCAGGAAAAAGATAAAGATTACATATATGAATATTTAAATTCTCAAAACATCGAAGAAGTTAAGCAGTTTTTAAATAATATAAATAAACTATCCCTTCCAGAAGTAGATAATTCTTCTTCAAAATCTCATGAATTTTATGCAATTCAACTTATGATAGCAGCCAATATTTATGCTATTTTGGGGCTGCCTAGCGAAGTAGTAAAAATTCTAGTAAAATTTGCTTGGTACTACCGGGAACAAAATGAAGAAGAAAAAGAGTTAGGAATACTTTACTATTGTGGAAAGATAATTGAAAAGAACTACGAAACATTTTCAGAAGAAGATTATATATTTTCGCTGTTTTATCTAGGCTATATAAATTATAGATTGAATAATAGAAAAGAAGCGGCGAGGTTGTTTGATTATTTATTAAAAAATTATAATAATCCTGCAAATCCGTATTTAAAGGCTGCAAAATTTCTAAGGGGTGAATTAAAGTGAGGAAATTTTTTTGGATTTTTTTGTTAGGTGTGGTATTTTTTCTATCTGGGTGTACAGTTTTTCAACCAACCTCTCAAGAAACCACTTTGCCAAGCGAGAACTTAGAGTTAATTCAAAATCAATTGGATAAATTGGATGAGCGTTTAACTCAAATGGAAGAAAAACTTAATACCTTATCTGACGAAATTTATCAAATTTCAAAGAATAACAGTTATGCTTATGATATGACAAAAAGTTTAAAAGATCAGTATACCAATATTGATAGCAGGGTAGTAACCTTGGAAAATTATTTATATGAAGGGCGGAGTTCTGAATCGATTGATAAACTACTAGATTTAGATCAAAGGGTGCAAAGTTTAGAGGATCAAATTAACAATATGAATCAAAAAAATGTTAATAATACTATAAACACTGATTTAGATCAAAGAGTATCGCAATTGGAAATTCAGATTACAGAATTACAGAATGTTGTGAACAATATTCCCAAAAATGATCAAAAGATCCTTTTAGATAGTGTGAATTCATTAACGGAAAAGGTTAATAGTTTAGAACAAAGTTTTAAAAACTCTGAGTTTTACTTTTTGGAAAACGGTAATATAAAAGAACTCGTTCAACAAGAGGTAGACAAACTTAATTTAGAAAAATATGTGGAAAACATAGTAGATTATAAAACGGAAGAGACCGTATCTAAATTTTATTATAAAAACCAGAGTGAAGATATTTTGAACGTAAAATCTTTAGAAAATATGGTTGCTTCTTTAGATAAGGAAGTAGACAATATAAAATATGAGCTTCAAAAGGTTATCACTCAACCACCAAATTCATTAAACGAGAAATACCTTGGTCAAATACAAAATATTGAAATGAAGATCGATCAACTTTATAGCTCTGTAGGAGAAGCCGAGGCTAATTATTTATTTGAGAATTCAAACGAAGTTAGGTATCAAGTTAAGTCGGGGGATACTCTAATAAGCATTTCAAATGCCTTTAAATTAGGAAACAATGGTGTTCAAATTATTTTGCAAGCCAATAATTTACAATCCACGAATATTAAAGTAGGGCAAGAATTAATCATACCGGTGAATAATATTGAAGAGTATATAAGATGGCCTTTTCCTAAAACTTCACCTGCCAATTATAAAAATGTTGTTGTAAGGTTTGGAGAAAGGAATGCTGCTGGAGTTTCAAGCGGGATAGGAGTTTTGGTTCAAACCGAACAAGTTTATCCTGTCCTGCCTGGAAGAGTAATTGAGACTGGAAAATTATCGAACAACAATTGGTATATAAAAGTGGATCATGGAAATGCTATTATAAGTGTCATAGGGAATTTAAAAACACCGTATGTTGATGAAGGTAAATGGGTTGATTCGAATACATCGTTAGGAATTGCTCAAGCAGGTAGTATTGTTACAGTTGAATTATGGAAGAACGGAGAGCCAAGAGACCCTTTGAAACTTTTTTACAATATGATTGGAGAATTCCAGGCAACTTACTATACAGAATGGGATGACAAACTTGTTTATTCTCCAACTTTTAGGTTAACAAGGTCTGGAGAAAAGCCAACACCCTACAAAACAATTGCAGCAGATCCCGATGTCCTACCTTTAGGAACGATAGTATACATACCTGAATTGTCAGATCTTCCAAATAATGGGTATTTTGAAGTTCAAGATACAGGAGCCAAAGTTTTGGGAAATAAAATTGATATATATGTAAATGATGTAAGGTTAGCTAATAATAGTTTACAGAATTTAACTGTTTACGTTGTTGGTAGAAAATCAGATGTATAGAGGTGTAATGTTTAAGAAGTTTATTTGATGTATTTCTATGAAGCTTTAATTTATTATTGAACAACGATGAAACGTTTATTTTAAAAGGAGGAATAAATAATGTCGCTTACTGTCAAAAGCAGTTATGCTTTAAGAGCTTTGTTTGAATTAGCCGTATTAACCGAAGATGAAGGAAAAGAAAAAGTACCTATTAGTGAATTGTCTGAAAGGCAAAACATACCAAAAGATTTTCTTGAAAAAATCTTTATAGAATTACGTGATGCAGGAATTGTAAAATCTGTTAGAGGTAAATTTGGTGGATATGCTTTGGCTAAAAATCCAGAAGATTTACGGTTAAGTGAAATTATTCAAGTTTTAGATAAACCCCTTCAATCTTTTGATTGTATTGTTGGAGAATGTTCGTTGGAAATAGAGTGTGCCGTTGAATTTGTATGGAAAAGGGTTAATAATTCTATCATGTTAGAGCTGAATAAAATGACTTTGCAAGATATAATTGATTACGGAAGAAAAATTGCACAGATTAAGATCTCAGAAAATGTAGGAGGTAGATTAAAAAAAATAAATGTTTAATAAAAAAGTATTAATGCTTATGAGTGGTGGGGTAGATAGCTCTGTTGCTGCCTATCTTTTGAAAGAACAAAATTATCAAGTTATAGGGCTTCATTTCAAAACGGTGAGCGATATTGTTTTTTCAATGATCCCTGAAAAAAAGAAAGTTTGTTGTAGTCCTTCAGATACACAAGATGCCTTAAAAATTGCAAATAAGTTAGATCTCGATGATTTTCAGATCGTTGATATAAAAAAGGAATTTAAAGAAAAAATAATCAATTATTTTATAAATACCTACAAAGAAGGTAAAACACCTAATCCTTGCATGTTATGCAACAGGTTTTTTAAGTTTGGGAAAGCTTTAGAGATAGCTCATAGCTACGGTGCAGATTTTGTTTCCAGTGGTCACTATTTAATGAAAGAGTATTCTGAAAAGTACTCTACCTATGTTATTAAAAAAGGTGTTGACCAATACAAAGATCAATCATACTTTCTATCGTACATAGACAGAAATACTCTTCCCAAATTACACTTTCCATTGGGAAATATGTATAAAGTTGAAATCAGGGATATAGCAAAAAAAATAGGGTTAAGCGTAGCAAATAAACCTGACAGTCAAGAATTGTGTTTTATTCCTGATAACGATTATAGAAGATTTCTGAAAGAATATGGAGTTAATCCTGAAGAAGGAAAAGTTTACGATTTAGAAGGAAACGAAATAGGAACTCACACTGGATACATGAATTACACTATTGGTCAACGTACCGGGATAAGCTACTATAAAAACGCAAATGTGAAATTACATGTATATAAAATACTTCCTCAAAAGAATGTTCTTATAGTTGCACCTACTGAAGAAATGTATTCTAAAGAACTTATTGTACAAAACGTCAACTTTTTTGTAGATTTCAAAGAAATAGAAGGCTTTTGTAGAGTTCGCAAAAAAAGTGAAGAAAAGCCCGCAGTTGTTAAAAAGACCGATGATCATACTTTAAAAGTAAATTTTAAAGAACCTATATTTGCCGTTACACCTGGTCAATTTGCAACAATTTATGATGAAAGCGGTGTTGTTTTAGCTTCTGGTATAATCAATATTAATTGAAATGGGGGAAATTTAATAATGGGAATCAGGGACGCAGCATATCCAGGGAGTTTCGATCCAATAACCTATGGACACGTTAATATAGTGAAAAGAGCGAGTGAAAGGTTTGACAAACTTTATGTTGTTGTTGTGAATAATCCCAACAAAAAGTATCTTTTTTCCCTACAAGAAAGGATTGAAATGGTAAAAAAGGATTTAGAGGGTATACCAAATGTTATTGTTGAATCTTTTGATGGTTTGTTGGTAAATTATTTAAAAGAAAAAAAAATTTATAATTTAATAAGAGGTTTAAGGGCGGTCAGTGATTATGAGTATGAACTGCAAATGGCAAACGCTAATCATATGCTTTTTCGGGAGTTAGAGATTTTCTTTCTCATGGCTGATACTGATTTTTCTTACATTTCTTCGTCTATGATCAAAGAAATCGCATCTTACAATGGAGATGTTAGTAAATGGGTTTCTAAATTCGTCGAATCAAAATTACAAGAAAAACTATTAAAAAAATAGTAATAAAACAATAATTTTCTTATTTTAATATTCAATTAATTGTGTTAAAATACAGTGGTTTTATCGATCGTTATGGGTGGGGAGTGGGGCGAAGGTGGCGCTAACATAAGGTTTTATTTTTTTAAAATCAGTAATAATAAGTATTAGGAGGTATTTTAAATGGATGTATCAATTGAAAAGATAAAGAATCTTAGAACTTCAACGGGAGCGGGAATGTTGGATTGTAAAAATGCTTTAGTAGAGGCTAACGGGGATATAGATAAAGCCGTTGAAATTTTAAGAAAGAAAGGTGCTATAAAAGCTGCAAAGAAAGCTGGAAGAGTCACCAACGAAGGTATAGTTTATTCTTATATTCATCATAATGAAAAAATCGGTGTTCTTTTATTATTAGGATGTGAAACCGATTTTGTAGCTAGGACTGAGGATTTCCACGATTTAGCTAAGAAGATTTCTCTTCAAATTGCATCGATGAATCCAAAATGGATTTCAAGGGAAGATGTACCTCAAGAAGTTGTCGATAAAGAAAAAGAAATTTACTTAGAAGAGCTAAACGATTCCAGCAAGCCTGAAAATATTAAGGAAAAGATTGTAGAAAACAAATTGGAAAAATTCTACAGCGAAAATTGTCTTCTTGAACAGGAATATGTTTTTGGTGAAGGGGAAAGTATCAAAGACATTATTAATTCTACGATAGCTAAAGTAGGAGAAAATATAACGGTAGATAAATTTGCTAGATTTGCAGTTGGCGAATAATAAAAAGGTGGAGTTTTCCGCCTTTTTGCTTTATTTATAGAGTAGAAACTTTTTCTTTTAACTATAAAACTGCATTCTCGTATTTAAAAGGAGGCCCTATGTACAAAAGAGTATTACTAAAATTAAGTGGGGAAGCTTTGAGTGGTGAAGGGGGAAAAGGATTTTCTGAGAAAATGTTAACATATCTGGTGAACGAGATCCAGAAAATCCATAGTTTAAATATTAAATTGGGGATCGTCATAGGAGCTGGCAACATTTTTAGGGGAAAAGAGTTAAAAGATTTCCGAATTCAAATGGCAGATCAATTAGGGATGTTGGGCACTGTCATAAATTCACTCTATCTTAAAAATGTTTTCGAAAAGAATGGTATAAAAAGTATAGTAGTTTCCCCGATTGTTAATTTGCCTTCTGTAATGCCACTTAAATATGATTTTATTGAACAGTATTTTGAAGCTGGGTATATTGTCTTATTTGGTGGCGGAACTTCCAACCCTTTGTTCACTACGGATACTGCTGCCGCATTGAGAGCGGTAGAAATGAATGCAGATATACTTGTTAAAGCCACCAAGGTGGATGGAATATACGATAAAGATCCAAAATTATTTGAAGATGCCAAAAAATATGATATCATAACATATGAACAAGCAATTAAAGAGCAAATAAAAGTAATGGATACAGAGGCTTTTTCAATATGTGAAAAAAATAATCTTTCCATATTGATTATTAATTTTTTCAAAGAAGGGAACTTGCTTAAAGCTGTAGAAGGAGAGAATATAGGCACTAAAGTCAACTACTAACAAATTCTCATTTAAGCCCGAATTATATTCGATATTTTA
The nucleotide sequence above comes from Petrotoga miotherma DSM 10691. Encoded proteins:
- a CDS encoding DUF2225 domain-containing protein, which gives rise to MKDFIRDFAVCPICQKEFSFDKVASTSIKVSSYDLDLKPEYRDINVSLYSLVTCPHCYFTFQEKDKDYIYEYLNSQNIEEVKQFLNNINKLSLPEVDNSSSKSHEFYAIQLMIAANIYAILGLPSEVVKILVKFAWYYREQNEEEKELGILYYCGKIIEKNYETFSEEDYIFSLFYLGYINYRLNNRKEAARLFDYLLKNYNNPANPYLKAAKFLRGELK
- a CDS encoding LysM peptidoglycan-binding domain-containing protein; its protein translation is MRKFFWIFLLGVVFFLSGCTVFQPTSQETTLPSENLELIQNQLDKLDERLTQMEEKLNTLSDEIYQISKNNSYAYDMTKSLKDQYTNIDSRVVTLENYLYEGRSSESIDKLLDLDQRVQSLEDQINNMNQKNVNNTINTDLDQRVSQLEIQITELQNVVNNIPKNDQKILLDSVNSLTEKVNSLEQSFKNSEFYFLENGNIKELVQQEVDKLNLEKYVENIVDYKTEETVSKFYYKNQSEDILNVKSLENMVASLDKEVDNIKYELQKVITQPPNSLNEKYLGQIQNIEMKIDQLYSSVGEAEANYLFENSNEVRYQVKSGDTLISISNAFKLGNNGVQIILQANNLQSTNIKVGQELIIPVNNIEEYIRWPFPKTSPANYKNVVVRFGERNAAGVSSGIGVLVQTEQVYPVLPGRVIETGKLSNNNWYIKVDHGNAIISVIGNLKTPYVDEGKWVDSNTSLGIAQAGSIVTVELWKNGEPRDPLKLFYNMIGEFQATYYTEWDDKLVYSPTFRLTRSGEKPTPYKTIAADPDVLPLGTIVYIPELSDLPNNGYFEVQDTGAKVLGNKIDIYVNDVRLANNSLQNLTVYVVGRKSDV
- a CDS encoding RrF2 family transcriptional regulator; protein product: MSLTVKSSYALRALFELAVLTEDEGKEKVPISELSERQNIPKDFLEKIFIELRDAGIVKSVRGKFGGYALAKNPEDLRLSEIIQVLDKPLQSFDCIVGECSLEIECAVEFVWKRVNNSIMLELNKMTLQDIIDYGRKIAQIKISENVGGRLKKINV
- the mnmA gene encoding tRNA 2-thiouridine(34) synthase MnmA — its product is MFNKKVLMLMSGGVDSSVAAYLLKEQNYQVIGLHFKTVSDIVFSMIPEKKKVCCSPSDTQDALKIANKLDLDDFQIVDIKKEFKEKIINYFINTYKEGKTPNPCMLCNRFFKFGKALEIAHSYGADFVSSGHYLMKEYSEKYSTYVIKKGVDQYKDQSYFLSYIDRNTLPKLHFPLGNMYKVEIRDIAKKIGLSVANKPDSQELCFIPDNDYRRFLKEYGVNPEEGKVYDLEGNEIGTHTGYMNYTIGQRTGISYYKNANVKLHVYKILPQKNVLIVAPTEEMYSKELIVQNVNFFVDFKEIEGFCRVRKKSEEKPAVVKKTDDHTLKVNFKEPIFAVTPGQFATIYDESGVVLASGIININ
- the coaD gene encoding pantetheine-phosphate adenylyltransferase — encoded protein: MGIRDAAYPGSFDPITYGHVNIVKRASERFDKLYVVVVNNPNKKYLFSLQERIEMVKKDLEGIPNVIVESFDGLLVNYLKEKKIYNLIRGLRAVSDYEYELQMANANHMLFRELEIFFLMADTDFSYISSSMIKEIASYNGDVSKWVSKFVESKLQEKLLKK
- the tsf gene encoding translation elongation factor Ts; the protein is MDVSIEKIKNLRTSTGAGMLDCKNALVEANGDIDKAVEILRKKGAIKAAKKAGRVTNEGIVYSYIHHNEKIGVLLLLGCETDFVARTEDFHDLAKKISLQIASMNPKWISREDVPQEVVDKEKEIYLEELNDSSKPENIKEKIVENKLEKFYSENCLLEQEYVFGEGESIKDIINSTIAKVGENITVDKFARFAVGE
- the pyrH gene encoding UMP kinase; this encodes MYKRVLLKLSGEALSGEGGKGFSEKMLTYLVNEIQKIHSLNIKLGIVIGAGNIFRGKELKDFRIQMADQLGMLGTVINSLYLKNVFEKNGIKSIVVSPIVNLPSVMPLKYDFIEQYFEAGYIVLFGGGTSNPLFTTDTAAALRAVEMNADILVKATKVDGIYDKDPKLFEDAKKYDIITYEQAIKEQIKVMDTEAFSICEKNNLSILIINFFKEGNLLKAVEGENIGTKVNY